One Candidatus Limnocylindrales bacterium genomic window carries:
- a CDS encoding ankyrin repeat domain-containing protein: MAIALTIAQPPAARCQRGERGGLTRAVIEAAGADAGRLRALLDDGAPVDVRSRARQTPLGEAAERGNVESLRLLLQRGAAADTPAKANRTPLALAVLQARVETARALIEAGADPLAGGPARSAVQIAAARARSRSFETLVQAVGEAPVRQTVLDAMLVRAAAAGRQDRVAELLELGARAQATAFGESALFAAVTARHAPLARLLLEHGAAPDARARGAATPLDLAVRQDDLDMVATLTLAGASWERTGQNTLARRARMALRGADGAVVLALERAGAIDRRDTEGMTLLMRAAQSGVVTMVRALLERGAAVDAQRWVPAASASIADRANFFADDAEAQRPSDGWTALMLAAAAGQARTAGELLQAGADVNHRSAAGRTALMVATLYGHGALVAQLLDAGADKSLQDEHGESAATLAETGGRVEIGALLGVAVSAVPEKPKPKTQPAEASDKSAAPRSEAAPPRRGSDAAAPPRDTRRAPAPKSRGAAVPERQDERSILENLRRSPARPQNRPASPSQRGPS, translated from the coding sequence GTGGCCATTGCCCTGACGATTGCGCAGCCGCCGGCCGCGCGATGCCAGCGTGGCGAACGTGGTGGCCTCACGCGCGCCGTCATCGAGGCGGCAGGCGCTGATGCCGGCCGGCTGCGCGCGCTCCTGGACGACGGCGCGCCCGTCGACGTCCGCTCCCGGGCCCGACAGACTCCGCTTGGGGAGGCGGCCGAACGCGGCAACGTCGAGAGCCTGCGCCTTCTCCTGCAACGCGGCGCCGCAGCCGACACGCCGGCAAAGGCAAACCGCACTCCGCTTGCGCTGGCCGTTCTTCAGGCGCGCGTGGAGACGGCGAGGGCGCTCATCGAAGCCGGCGCCGATCCGCTCGCTGGCGGTCCGGCGCGTTCGGCAGTGCAGATCGCGGCGGCGCGCGCCAGGAGCCGGTCGTTCGAGACGCTCGTGCAGGCCGTCGGCGAGGCGCCGGTTCGCCAGACGGTGCTCGACGCGATGCTCGTGCGCGCCGCGGCCGCCGGACGGCAGGACCGCGTCGCCGAGCTGCTCGAGCTCGGCGCGCGCGCGCAGGCGACGGCGTTCGGCGAGAGCGCATTGTTCGCTGCCGTCACTGCCCGGCACGCTCCGCTTGCCAGGCTGCTGCTCGAGCACGGTGCGGCGCCGGACGCGCGTGCCAGGGGCGCCGCGACGCCGCTCGATCTTGCCGTTCGGCAGGACGACCTCGACATGGTCGCGACCCTGACGCTTGCCGGCGCTTCGTGGGAGCGCACCGGGCAGAACACATTGGCGCGACGGGCGCGGATGGCGCTTCGCGGCGCCGACGGCGCCGTGGTGCTCGCGCTCGAGCGAGCCGGCGCCATCGATCGGCGCGATACCGAAGGCATGACGCTTCTCATGCGCGCTGCACAGTCGGGCGTGGTGACGATGGTGCGCGCGCTGCTCGAGCGCGGCGCCGCCGTCGATGCGCAAAGATGGGTGCCGGCGGCCAGCGCATCGATTGCCGATCGCGCCAACTTCTTCGCCGACGACGCCGAGGCGCAACGGCCGAGCGACGGCTGGACCGCGCTGATGCTCGCCGCCGCCGCCGGGCAGGCCCGCACGGCCGGCGAGCTGCTCCAAGCAGGAGCCGACGTGAATCATCGCAGCGCAGCCGGCCGCACGGCGCTGATGGTGGCGACGCTCTACGGGCACGGTGCCCTCGTTGCGCAGCTGCTCGACGCCGGCGCCGACAAGTCGCTTCAGGACGAGCACGGCGAGTCCGCCGCGACGCTGGCCGAAACCGGCGGGCGCGTCGAGATCGGTGCTCTGCTCGGCGTTGCCGTCTCGGCGGTTCCCGAAAAGCCCAAGCCGAAGACGCAGCCTGCGGAGGCCAGTGACAAGTCCGCCGCTCCACGAAGTGAGGCCGCGCCGCCGCGCAGGGGCAGCGATGCGGCCGCGCCGCCACGCGATACGCGCCGCGCGCCGGCACCGAAGAGCCGCGGCGCTGCCGTCCCTGAGCGGCAAGACGAGCGGAGCATTCTCGAAAATCTCCGGCGCTCTCCGGCGCGGCCGCAGAATCGGCCGGCGTCGCCCTCGCAGCGGGGGCCGTCGTGA
- a CDS encoding RNase H family protein, translating into MDETIEVWAFTDGAAKGNPGPGGWGAVLWVARSTVCELGGSGGHTTNNRMELTAALRALEWIGAAAGAAASRTTILTDSTYLIRGVTVWTKSWKRRGWKTAEGGDVANRDLWEALEIALARCAKVEWRYVRGHVGTPGNERADAIATGFASGKHVDLYQGAYRGYAHDLAAIPQPGAAPSPKESAKAKKAYSYLSVVDGVPARHATWAECERRVKGRSGARYKKAASAEDEEAMLAEWGFSLQDLPSGPSVTKG; encoded by the coding sequence GTGGACGAGACCATCGAAGTGTGGGCGTTCACCGATGGTGCCGCCAAAGGAAATCCCGGCCCCGGCGGCTGGGGCGCCGTGCTGTGGGTGGCCAGATCGACCGTCTGCGAGCTCGGTGGCAGCGGCGGCCATACGACCAACAATCGCATGGAGCTGACGGCTGCCCTGCGTGCGCTCGAATGGATCGGCGCAGCGGCCGGCGCTGCGGCATCGCGCACGACGATCCTGACCGACTCGACCTATCTGATCCGCGGCGTGACGGTCTGGACGAAGAGCTGGAAGCGCCGCGGTTGGAAGACTGCCGAAGGCGGGGATGTCGCCAATCGCGATCTGTGGGAGGCCCTGGAGATCGCGCTCGCCCGGTGCGCGAAGGTCGAGTGGCGCTACGTGCGCGGACACGTGGGAACGCCGGGCAACGAGCGGGCCGATGCCATCGCCACCGGCTTTGCCAGCGGCAAGCACGTCGATCTCTATCAGGGCGCGTACCGCGGATACGCGCACGATCTGGCAGCGATCCCGCAGCCCGGCGCGGCGCCGTCGCCGAAAGAGTCCGCCAAAGCCAAGAAAGCCTATTCGTATCTGAGCGTCGTCGACGGCGTTCCGGCGCGCCACGCGACGTGGGCCGAGTGCGAACGCCGCGTGAAGGGACGCTCGGGCGCCCGCTACAAGAAGGCCGCGTCCGCCGAAGACGAGGAAGCGATGCTGGCCGAGTGGGGTTTCTCCTTGCAGGATCTGCCGTCGGGTCCGTCCGTGACCAAAGGCTGA
- a CDS encoding chaperone modulator CbpM, whose translation MTRQVRVVIEGESYLSLETVAECYHCEVSWVREVYEFGLLGSGRRVGSDVVIPSHVLDRLAAIIRLSRYYGLNLAGIALALDLDEP comes from the coding sequence GTGACGCGGCAGGTGCGAGTCGTCATCGAAGGCGAGAGCTATCTCAGCCTGGAGACCGTGGCCGAGTGCTACCACTGCGAGGTGTCGTGGGTTCGCGAGGTCTACGAATTCGGCCTGCTCGGCAGCGGCCGCCGCGTCGGGTCGGACGTGGTCATTCCGTCGCACGTGCTCGATCGTCTGGCAGCCATCATCCGCCTGAGCCGGTACTACGGTCTCAACCTCGCCGGCATCGCGCTGGCCCTGGATCTCGACGAACCCTGA
- a CDS encoding DnaJ C-terminal domain-containing protein, whose product MEFQDYYSVLGVPRDASADDIKKAYRKLALKWHPDRHKDGKDRDEAEKRFKRIAEAYEVLSDSEKRSKYDRFGQNWQHGQDFQPPPGEQRMSPEEFEAAFGRGGFSEFFESLFGEQLRRQQGGHARHGRFRHRGADVRAELSLPISQALAGGKSRFDIPVNKTCDRCGGVGFIGEHVCPACVGVGRVRERRTIDVAIPKNVRDGMTMRLKGMGEAGDTEGEAGDLYLTIRLSSDEVFRLNGEDVEADLPLAPWEAELGTRVGVRTPTGKVSLSVKPGTKAGARLRLRGKGLEDSRGQRGDFYAIVRLALPELGPKQLEQLRRLAEVTPGKVTGGAREELEQ is encoded by the coding sequence GTGGAATTCCAGGACTACTACTCCGTGCTCGGGGTTCCTCGTGACGCCAGCGCCGACGACATCAAGAAGGCGTACCGCAAGCTGGCGCTCAAGTGGCATCCCGACCGCCACAAGGACGGCAAGGACCGCGACGAGGCGGAGAAGAGGTTCAAGCGCATCGCCGAAGCCTACGAGGTGCTTTCGGACTCGGAAAAGCGATCCAAGTACGATCGCTTCGGGCAGAACTGGCAGCACGGCCAGGATTTCCAGCCGCCGCCGGGCGAGCAGCGCATGTCGCCCGAGGAGTTCGAGGCCGCCTTCGGCCGCGGCGGCTTCTCCGAGTTCTTCGAGTCCCTGTTCGGCGAGCAGCTTCGCCGCCAGCAGGGCGGGCACGCCCGCCACGGCCGTTTCCGCCATCGTGGTGCCGACGTGCGTGCGGAGCTGTCGTTGCCGATCAGCCAGGCGCTCGCCGGCGGCAAGAGCCGCTTCGACATCCCCGTCAACAAGACCTGCGACCGCTGCGGAGGCGTCGGCTTCATCGGCGAGCACGTCTGCCCGGCGTGCGTCGGTGTCGGCCGCGTGCGCGAGCGGCGAACGATCGACGTCGCCATTCCGAAGAACGTGCGCGACGGCATGACGATGCGGCTCAAGGGCATGGGCGAAGCCGGCGACACCGAAGGCGAGGCCGGCGACCTGTATCTGACGATACGCCTGTCCTCCGACGAGGTGTTCCGCCTCAACGGCGAGGATGTCGAGGCCGATCTCCCGCTGGCGCCCTGGGAGGCGGAGCTCGGAACACGCGTGGGCGTGCGCACGCCCACCGGCAAGGTCAGCCTCAGCGTGAAACCGGGAACCAAGGCCGGCGCCAGGCTGCGCCTTCGCGGCAAGGGGCTCGAAGACAGCCGCGGGCAGCGCGGCGACTTTTATGCCATTGTGCGCCTGGCGCTGCCCGAGCTCGGGCCCAAACAGCTCGAGCAGCTCCGCAGGCTGGCCGAGGTCACACCGGGCAAGGTGACGGGCGGCGCCCGCGAGGAGCTGGAGCAGTGA
- a CDS encoding MFS transporter — protein MAAKPWWSWLFFYSRTPEGVTQRQWKVLGALGLTYLVNSYDLGLLGLALPQIQQGLDVTESGLGNLTGIVRLGVLPALALNILADRIGRRRLLLVTLLGFTICTFLTAFCRTPVEFAVLQFLARMFIYSEEMLAIVVVTEELDSHARGWGIGLMVAFGAFGHGVAALVFSQVDVLPYGWRALYFIGALPLLLIVWFRRTLEETHRFTEQARRRAAAEVPTLMLDPLRKLLTRYPWRLLGLAMALIPVSFAVGSALQFQSKYLQEIHGYTPANVSMLFLLGGLLAITGGLLCGRASDRFGRRPVLSAAIVINAIGIVGLYNTAGYVLPMFWIMVIFTQFGIDVLFAALGSELFPTSYRSTASAARSIVATVAIAAGLAAEGLLYDALGSHSAAITAMAWCSLAAPLLLLTLVPETAGRELEEIAPDDD, from the coding sequence GTGGCGGCCAAGCCGTGGTGGTCGTGGCTGTTCTTCTACTCCCGCACGCCCGAGGGCGTCACGCAGCGGCAGTGGAAGGTGCTCGGCGCCCTCGGTCTTACCTATCTCGTCAATTCGTATGACCTTGGCCTGCTGGGTCTGGCGCTGCCGCAGATTCAGCAGGGGCTCGATGTCACCGAGAGCGGTCTGGGCAATCTGACCGGCATCGTGCGCCTGGGCGTGCTGCCGGCGCTGGCGCTGAACATTCTGGCCGACCGCATCGGGCGGCGGCGCCTGCTGCTGGTGACGCTGCTCGGCTTCACCATCTGCACGTTCCTGACCGCGTTCTGCCGCACCCCGGTGGAGTTCGCCGTCCTGCAGTTCCTGGCGCGCATGTTCATCTACTCCGAGGAGATGCTGGCCATCGTCGTCGTGACCGAGGAGCTCGACTCCCATGCCCGAGGCTGGGGCATCGGTCTGATGGTCGCCTTCGGCGCGTTCGGCCACGGCGTAGCCGCTCTCGTGTTCTCGCAGGTCGACGTGCTGCCGTACGGCTGGCGCGCGCTCTACTTCATCGGCGCCTTGCCGCTGCTGCTCATCGTGTGGTTTCGCCGCACGCTCGAAGAGACGCACCGGTTCACCGAGCAGGCGCGGCGGCGCGCGGCGGCCGAGGTGCCCACACTGATGCTCGACCCGTTGCGCAAGCTGCTGACGCGCTACCCCTGGCGCCTGCTGGGCCTGGCCATGGCGCTGATCCCCGTCTCGTTCGCCGTCGGCAGCGCCCTGCAGTTCCAGTCCAAGTACCTGCAGGAGATCCACGGCTACACACCCGCCAACGTCAGCATGCTGTTCCTGCTCGGCGGGCTGCTGGCCATCACCGGCGGCTTGCTGTGCGGGCGCGCCAGCGATCGCTTCGGGCGCCGTCCGGTGCTGTCGGCTGCCATCGTCATCAATGCCATCGGCATCGTCGGCCTCTACAACACGGCGGGCTACGTGCTGCCGATGTTCTGGATCATGGTCATCTTCACCCAGTTCGGCATCGACGTGCTGTTCGCGGCCCTCGGCAGCGAGCTGTTTCCGACCTCCTATCGCTCCACCGCCTCGGCCGCGCGCAGCATCGTCGCCACGGTGGCGATCGCAGCGGGCCTGGCCGCCGAGGGCCTGCTTTACGACGCGCTGGGCAGCCACTCGGCCGCCATCACCGCGATGGCGTGGTGCTCGCTGGCGGCGCCGCTGCTGCTCCTGACCCTGGTGCCGGAGACGGCGGGACGCGAACTCGAGGAGATCGCGCCCGACGACGACTGA
- the ilvD gene encoding dihydroxy-acid dehydratase: MSQSTQTTGLNRNSHHITEGTERAPNRSMLRAVGFRDEDFGKPIVGISNAHSDITPCNAGIGELAVEAARGLRESGAMPQTFGTITISDGISMGTEGMKCSLVSREVIADSIETVCRGQMMDGILAIGGCDKNMPGAMIAMARLDIPAVFVYGGTIKPGHLNGRDLTVVSVFEAVGEYDAGRISHEDFCAVERAAIPGKGACGGMYTANTMSSAFEAMGMSLPGSSTMAAEDAEKAESAYESGRALVEMIRANVTSRRILTKKAFENAIAVNFAVGGSTNAVLHLLAIAHAAEVDLTLEDFERIRRKVPVIADLKPSGRYVAVDLHRVGGIPLIMKMLLARGLIHGDCPTVTGRTIAENLEHVPADPPSGQDVVRPFDDPIYKDGHLAILRGNLATEGAVAKISGLKSSKITGPARVFDSEEDAMRAILNDRIVKGDVVVIRYEGPKGGPGMREMLSPTSAIIGKGLGDSVGLITDGRFSGGTYGLVVGHVAPEAAVGGTIALVQDGDMITIDGQKDLLELHVDEEELARRRAQWKAPEPRYRTGVLAKYAKLVSSASLGAVTC, translated from the coding sequence ATGTCGCAATCGACGCAGACCACCGGACTGAACCGCAACAGCCACCACATCACCGAGGGCACCGAGCGCGCACCCAACCGCTCGATGCTTCGCGCGGTCGGGTTTCGCGACGAGGACTTCGGCAAGCCCATCGTCGGCATCTCCAACGCCCACAGCGACATCACGCCCTGCAACGCCGGCATCGGCGAGCTGGCCGTCGAGGCGGCGCGCGGCCTGCGCGAGAGCGGGGCGATGCCGCAGACCTTCGGCACCATCACGATCAGCGACGGCATCTCCATGGGCACCGAGGGCATGAAGTGCTCCCTGGTCAGCCGCGAGGTCATCGCCGATTCGATCGAGACCGTCTGCCGCGGCCAGATGATGGACGGCATCCTGGCCATCGGCGGCTGCGACAAGAACATGCCGGGCGCGATGATCGCCATGGCCCGTCTCGACATCCCCGCCGTGTTCGTCTACGGCGGCACGATCAAGCCGGGCCATCTCAACGGCAGGGACCTGACGGTGGTCAGCGTGTTCGAGGCCGTCGGCGAGTACGATGCCGGACGGATCTCGCACGAGGATTTCTGCGCCGTCGAGCGCGCCGCCATTCCCGGCAAGGGCGCCTGCGGTGGCATGTACACCGCCAACACCATGAGCAGCGCCTTCGAGGCGATGGGCATGAGCCTGCCGGGGTCCTCCACCATGGCGGCCGAGGATGCGGAGAAGGCCGAGAGCGCCTACGAGAGCGGGCGTGCGCTGGTCGAGATGATTCGCGCCAACGTGACGTCGCGCCGCATCCTGACGAAGAAGGCCTTCGAGAACGCCATCGCCGTCAACTTCGCCGTCGGCGGCTCGACCAACGCGGTCCTGCACCTGCTCGCGATCGCGCATGCCGCCGAGGTCGACCTGACGCTCGAGGATTTCGAGCGCATCCGTCGCAAGGTCCCGGTCATCGCCGATCTGAAGCCGTCGGGCCGCTATGTCGCCGTCGACCTGCACCGCGTCGGCGGCATTCCGCTGATCATGAAGATGCTGCTCGCGCGCGGCCTCATCCATGGCGACTGCCCGACGGTGACGGGAAGGACGATCGCCGAGAACCTCGAGCACGTGCCCGCCGATCCGCCCTCGGGCCAGGACGTGGTGCGTCCGTTCGACGACCCGATCTACAAGGACGGGCACCTGGCGATCCTGCGCGGCAATCTGGCCACCGAAGGCGCGGTGGCCAAGATCAGTGGTCTCAAGAGCAGCAAGATCACCGGGCCTGCGCGCGTTTTCGATTCGGAGGAGGACGCCATGCGCGCCATCCTCAACGACCGCATCGTCAAGGGAGACGTCGTCGTGATCCGCTACGAGGGGCCCAAGGGCGGCCCGGGCATGCGCGAAATGCTCTCGCCGACCTCGGCCATCATCGGCAAGGGCCTCGGCGACTCGGTCGGCCTGATCACCGACGGCCGCTTCTCGGGCGGCACCTACGGTCTGGTCGTCGGGCACGTGGCGCCCGAGGCCGCCGTCGGCGGCACCATCGCGCTGGTGCAGGACGGCGACATGATCACGATCGACGGGCAGAAGGATCTGCTCGAGCTGCACGTGGACGAGGAGGAGCTGGCTCGCCGCCGCGCACAGTGGAAGGCTCCCGAGCCGCGTTACCGCACCGGAGTGCTGGCCAAGTACGCCAAGCTGGTGTCGAGCGCGTCGCTCGGCGCGGTGACGTGCTGA
- a CDS encoding antibiotic biosynthesis monooxygenase → MFVVTNRIPVAAGHEADFEDRFRKRAHLIDRSPGFIKNLILKPVQRRFDHATGGWKESSEQGYYLVQTYWESEEAFWAWTQSESFRIAHSNRPPAEMFAGPNVLEIHQVIQTTEAAEQQASAPAS, encoded by the coding sequence ATGTTTGTCGTGACCAACCGAATCCCTGTCGCTGCGGGCCATGAGGCCGACTTCGAGGATCGGTTTCGCAAGCGCGCTCACCTGATCGACCGCTCGCCGGGCTTCATCAAGAACCTGATCCTGAAGCCCGTGCAGCGGCGCTTCGATCATGCCACCGGCGGCTGGAAGGAATCCTCCGAGCAGGGCTACTACCTGGTGCAGACATACTGGGAGTCGGAGGAAGCGTTCTGGGCCTGGACCCAGAGCGAAAGCTTCCGCATAGCCCATTCCAACCGCCCGCCGGCCGAGATGTTCGCCGGCCCGAACGTTCTCGAGATTCACCAGGTCATCCAGACCACGGAGGCAGCCGAGCAGCAGGCTTCGGCGCCAGCGAGCTGA
- a CDS encoding 3-deoxy-7-phosphoheptulonate synthase, translated as MKETLEDINVIGTKPLRPPRDLKKELPLSERAAEVVARTRKELRDIIHGRDARRLAVVVGPCSIHDPEAALEYAAKLGAIRDRMRDELLIVMRTYFEKPRTTVGWKGLINDPDLDGSCDIERGLELARSLLLEINELGVPCGTEVLDPVTPQYVADVVSWAAIGARTTESQTHREIASGLSMPVGFKNGTDGGLDVALNAMISARHPHSFLGINADGVTAVMKTRGNRDRHIVLRGGGGRTNYSAADIAAAADLVASEGVARPVMVDCSHGNSSKDPARQTAVARDVLATMQGGEGRVMGLLLESNLFPGRQDWKVSGRLSYGVSITDACIGWEETAALLEELALSLGAQGETARRAATARR; from the coding sequence ATGAAAGAGACATTGGAAGACATCAACGTGATCGGGACCAAGCCACTGCGCCCGCCAAGGGACCTCAAGAAGGAGCTGCCGCTGAGCGAGCGGGCGGCCGAGGTGGTCGCGCGCACGCGCAAGGAGCTGCGTGACATCATTCACGGCCGTGACGCCCGGCGCCTGGCGGTCGTGGTGGGACCGTGCTCCATCCACGATCCCGAAGCGGCGCTCGAATATGCCGCCAAGCTCGGCGCAATCCGCGACCGCATGCGTGATGAGCTGCTCATCGTGATGCGGACCTACTTCGAAAAGCCGCGCACCACGGTTGGATGGAAGGGCCTGATCAACGATCCGGATCTGGACGGATCGTGCGACATCGAGCGGGGCCTGGAGCTCGCGCGCAGCCTGCTGCTGGAGATCAACGAGCTCGGCGTCCCGTGCGGCACCGAAGTGCTCGATCCGGTCACACCGCAGTACGTTGCCGACGTGGTCTCGTGGGCGGCCATCGGCGCGCGGACCACCGAAAGCCAGACGCACCGCGAGATCGCCAGCGGCCTTTCGATGCCCGTCGGATTCAAGAACGGCACCGACGGCGGCCTCGACGTCGCGCTCAACGCCATGATCTCGGCGCGCCATCCCCACAGCTTCCTCGGCATCAACGCCGACGGCGTCACCGCAGTGATGAAGACGCGCGGCAATCGCGACCGCCACATCGTCCTGCGCGGCGGCGGCGGACGCACCAACTACTCGGCCGCCGACATCGCGGCCGCTGCCGATCTGGTGGCATCCGAGGGCGTGGCTCGGCCGGTGATGGTGGACTGCTCGCACGGCAACTCGAGCAAGGACCCGGCGCGGCAGACCGCGGTTGCGCGCGACGTCCTCGCCACGATGCAAGGGGGCGAGGGCCGCGTGATGGGACTGCTGCTGGAAAGCAACCTGTTCCCCGGGCGCCAGGACTGGAAGGTCTCCGGCAGGCTCTCCTACGGCGTGTCCATCACCGACGCCTGCATCGGGTGGGAGGAGACGGCCGCTCTGCTCGAGGAGCTGGCGCTGTCGCTGGGCGCGCAAGGGGAGACGGCAAGACGCGCCGCGACGGCACGAAGATAG
- the sufT gene encoding putative Fe-S cluster assembly protein SufT, with translation MERLDLTRDTQAVRIPMGDRIELAKGTEVYVTQSLGGSFTVQAPAYGGLFRIAGLDADALGKDVPEEARVLASGEGPIEDLVTAALRTCYDPEIPVNIVDLGLVYDTRITEAGEGRYRVDVKMTLTATGCGMGTSIAGDAEEKLRSIPSVAEAHVGIVWDPPWNPQMISEEGRRKLGIG, from the coding sequence ATGGAACGATTGGATCTGACGCGAGACACGCAAGCCGTTCGCATCCCGATGGGCGATCGGATCGAGCTCGCCAAGGGCACCGAGGTCTACGTTACGCAGTCGCTCGGCGGATCCTTCACGGTGCAGGCGCCGGCCTACGGAGGGCTGTTCCGGATCGCAGGCCTGGACGCCGACGCACTCGGCAAGGATGTTCCCGAGGAAGCGCGCGTGCTTGCCAGCGGGGAGGGGCCCATCGAGGACCTCGTCACCGCCGCGCTGCGCACCTGCTACGACCCCGAGATTCCCGTCAACATCGTCGATCTCGGTCTGGTCTACGACACCCGCATCACCGAAGCCGGCGAAGGCAGATACCGCGTCGACGTCAAGATGACCCTGACCGCAACCGGTTGCGGAATGGGGACGTCGATTGCCGGCGATGCGGAGGAGAAGCTGCGCTCGATACCGAGCGTGGCCGAGGCGCACGTTGGCATCGTGTGGGACCCGCCCTGGAACCCGCAGATGATTTCGGAGGAAGGCCGCCGCAAGCTCGGCATCGGCTGA